A genomic stretch from Algoriphagus halophilus includes:
- the gap gene encoding type I glyceraldehyde-3-phosphate dehydrogenase yields MNPSSGKKIAINGFGRIGRYTAKLILENKSLQLVAINDLADPQAIAHLLKYDSVHGKLNASISLEQDHLMVNGNPIQLFGQCDPAKLPWKELGIDLVLECTGRFTDRAGAEKHLNAGAEKVIISAPSQDPSIKMVVLGVNDEILTGEERIISNASCTTNCLAPMVKVLDEQFGLVKGFASTVHSYTNDQNLHDAPHRDLRRARAAAYSIIPTTTNAGKALDIVLPKLAGKVEASAMRVPVPDGSLTDLIVELQQEVTEAQVNLAFKTASNSYLKGFLEVEDSPIVSMDIIGNPHSCIIDSELTSAKGTMVKVVGWYDNEAGYANRLLNLTMKITKS; encoded by the coding sequence ATGAACCCATCTTCTGGAAAAAAAATTGCCATCAATGGTTTTGGCAGAATAGGCAGATACACGGCCAAATTAATTTTAGAAAACAAATCCCTCCAACTAGTCGCTATTAATGATTTAGCAGATCCACAAGCGATTGCGCATTTGTTGAAATATGACTCAGTTCATGGGAAATTAAACGCTTCCATATCTTTAGAGCAAGACCATTTAATGGTAAATGGCAACCCTATCCAATTGTTTGGACAATGTGATCCAGCAAAACTGCCTTGGAAAGAATTGGGTATTGATTTGGTCCTGGAATGTACAGGTAGGTTCACAGATCGAGCTGGAGCGGAAAAACATTTAAACGCAGGAGCGGAAAAAGTAATTATCTCAGCCCCCTCTCAAGACCCAAGTATCAAAATGGTGGTATTGGGAGTGAATGACGAAATTCTTACCGGAGAAGAACGCATCATTTCCAATGCTTCTTGTACTACCAATTGCCTCGCTCCTATGGTGAAGGTTTTGGACGAGCAGTTTGGATTGGTGAAGGGTTTTGCTTCCACTGTCCACTCTTACACCAACGATCAAAATCTTCATGATGCTCCACACCGGGATTTAAGACGGGCCAGGGCGGCAGCATATTCCATTATTCCTACCACCACAAATGCGGGTAAGGCCCTGGATATTGTGCTACCCAAGCTTGCAGGAAAAGTAGAAGCTTCAGCGATGCGGGTTCCTGTTCCAGATGGCTCTTTGACTGATCTTATCGTGGAATTACAGCAGGAAGTAACGGAAGCTCAAGTCAACCTGGCATTCAAAACTGCTAGTAATTCTTATCTAAAAGGCTTCTTAGAAGTAGAGGATAGCCCGATTGTATCCATGGACATCATAGGTAATCCCCATTCCTGCATCATAGACTCTGAATTAACCTCAGCCAAAGGAACCATGGTCAAAGTAGTAGGTTGGTATGACAATGAAGCAGGATATGCAAATAGGCTACTCAACTTGACGATGAAAATCACAAAATCCTAA
- a CDS encoding VOC family protein has protein sequence MNKATINGIQQVGIGVKDANEAWKWYRKIFKMDVPIFQDSAEAALMTRYTAGKVEKRHAILAMNMQGGGGFEIWQFTSRTPTGPAKKISWGDLGILAVKIRCKDIQETYDFMKSEGVHLLGTPSKNPIGVWHFYLKDPYDNVFEIEENQSWFSKNKDLTGGVSGVVIGVTDIEKSVPLYQCIYQHSEVLFNGTKEWEDFAPLTEEQESFSRVILRSSENRTGAFGKLLCQTTVELISVNNSAREKIYKGRLWGDLGFIHVCFDVNGMKTLRANLTDSGFPFTVDSNNGFDMGKAAGHFAYIEDPDGTLVEMVETHKIPIMEKWGWYLDLKKRKQGKTLPNFIVKMLSLNRVKS, from the coding sequence ATGAACAAAGCAACCATTAATGGCATTCAGCAAGTAGGAATTGGAGTAAAGGATGCTAATGAAGCATGGAAGTGGTATCGAAAAATTTTTAAAATGGATGTTCCGATTTTCCAAGACAGTGCCGAAGCAGCTTTGATGACTCGTTATACGGCAGGGAAAGTTGAAAAAAGGCATGCCATTCTTGCTATGAATATGCAAGGGGGAGGCGGTTTTGAAATCTGGCAATTTACATCCAGGACTCCTACTGGCCCGGCTAAGAAAATATCCTGGGGTGATTTGGGGATTCTTGCTGTAAAAATCAGATGTAAAGACATCCAAGAAACCTATGACTTTATGAAGTCTGAAGGGGTCCACTTACTTGGTACTCCAAGCAAAAACCCCATAGGCGTATGGCATTTTTATTTAAAAGATCCCTATGACAATGTTTTTGAGATAGAAGAAAACCAATCTTGGTTCAGCAAAAATAAAGATTTAACCGGGGGCGTGTCCGGAGTGGTGATCGGAGTAACTGACATAGAAAAGTCTGTTCCACTATACCAGTGTATTTACCAGCATTCTGAGGTATTGTTTAACGGAACAAAAGAGTGGGAAGACTTTGCTCCCTTAACAGAAGAACAAGAGTCTTTTTCCAGGGTAATTTTAAGGAGCTCAGAAAATAGAACAGGGGCCTTTGGTAAATTACTTTGTCAAACTACTGTAGAACTGATTTCTGTCAATAATTCAGCTCGGGAAAAGATCTATAAAGGAAGGTTATGGGGAGATTTAGGCTTCATTCATGTTTGTTTTGATGTCAACGGAATGAAAACCCTTCGTGCCAACCTTACTGATTCAGGATTTCCTTTTACGGTAGATAGTAATAATGGCTTTGATATGGGCAAAGCTGCAGGACATTTTGCCTACATAGAAGATCCTGATGGAACATTGGTAGAGATGGTAGAAACCCATAAAATCCCAATTATGGAAAAATGGGGATGGTACCTGGATCTTAAAAAGCGAAAGCAAGGGAAAACACTTCCTAATTTTATTGTGAAAATGCTTTCCCTTAATAGAGTCAAATCCTGA